In the genome of Triticum urartu cultivar G1812 chromosome 5, Tu2.1, whole genome shotgun sequence, one region contains:
- the LOC125508494 gene encoding MADS-box transcription factor 13-like: MGRGRIEIKRIENTTSRQVTFCKRRNGLLKKAYELSVLCDAEVALIVFSSRGRLYEYSNNSVKATIDRYKKAHACGSTSGVPLIEVNAQQYYQQEAAKLRHQIQMLQSTNKHLVGDSVGNLSLKELKQLESRLEKGIAKIRARKNELLSSEINYMVKREIELQSDNIDLRTKIAEEDQRMQQVTIARPSAAPELNPFTALDMKCFFPANLFEAAVQAHAQAQAQAQAQAHAQASLQLNLGYQQLAPPGAGDVAHQF, encoded by the exons ATGGGGAGGGGAAGGATTGAGATCAAGAGGATCGAGAACACGACTAGCCGGCAGGTGACCTTCTGCAAGCGCCGGAACGGGCTCCTCAAAAAGGCCTACGAGCTCTCCGTCCTGTGCGACGCCGAGGTGGCGCTCATCGTCTTCTCCAGCCGCGGCCGCCTCTACGAGTACTCCAACAACAG TGTCAAGGCTACAATTGACAGGTACAAGAAGGCACATGCTTGTGGCTCAACCTCTGGGGTACCTCTCATAGAAGTCAATGCTCAG caatactaccagcaagaagctGCAAAGCTGCGCCACCAGATCCAGATGCTGCAAAGCACTAACAA GCACTTGGTTGGTGATTCTGTTGGGAACCTGTCACTCAAGGAGCTGAAGCAACTCGAAAGCCGGCTTGAGAAAGGCATTGCGAAGATCAGGGCCAGGAAG AATGAGCTCCTATCTTCTGAGATCAACTACATGGTCAAAAGG GAGATAGAGCTTCAGAGTGACAACATTGATCTCAGAACCAAG ATTGCGGAGGAGGACCAGCGGATGCAGCAGGTGACTATCGCCAGGCCCTCGGCGGCGCCGGAGCTGAACCCTTTCACCGCACTGGACATGAAGTGCTTCTTCCCTGCCAACCTCTTCGAGGCGGCGGTGCAAGCGCACGCGCAGGCACAGGCTCAGGCTCAGGCTCAGGCTCATGCTCAGGCCTCGCTTCAGCTGAACCTAGGCTACCAGCAGCTTGCTCCACCGGGCGCGGGCGATGTGGCTCATCAGTTCTAG